The DNA window ctattTTTTGCCTCTTAATATCAGCTATCAATTAATTAGTGTTTCATTAAAAGTTACTTGGCTGCTCcaattgtagcagcagcagcaattcgaGTGCGAGTGCTTAGTTACTTGTTGCCACAGCAAAGACCTGAAGCAaacaacatgcagcagcatcaacttATCGATAAACTTGTAAAGTTTTGTGCGCTCGCCTGCGGCAGTCGTCACAACGCAGCgaagtggagtggagtggagtgtgGGGGCCAATGTGGTTGGAAGCCTTTGCCGGGGCTGTGGCTGGGCCTTGTCATCGCCATGCATGGACGCCAGccaacgcagctgctgctgctgcggctttgcaacaaatgtcaaatgcaacatatcacatgccacatgccaccaTGGGCTGCATACATGCCGCAAGTGCCGCAACATAAATACgttatgttaatatttatttatggatCGATGCAAGCCAAGCTGTCAATTTATTAACTCCAGCATAAATGTTGCCAAGCTTATTATTGCTACAGATTGTTGCACATGCTGTTGCACGGTGCCGCTGCttgtgcctgcctgcctgcctgtgtgGTTGTCATCTAATTTCACGCTTGCCCCACGCATTATCACAgccatgccacacacacacacactttgagCCCGGGCGTACGTAATGCTGTTAAAACAACAGTTCGTTGTTAATGcattctaatttaattatatctaGAGTCatcgcacacagacacagacacaacaaaatttgcattttatgcagcaactttgcactgtggcaagttgcaagtggcTAAACATGCTAATAGAATTTTGGCGCGCCGTCAGCTGCAATCTGTTGTGATATGCCAGCCATGGGCGTAGTCAGCGTAGAGCAAGGAGAGCTTAggaaaataaattagcaagcGGCTATTACGTTTGTGCTCACAGCCgcttatatattaataagcCCTAATTTAGTTCAAAGACCAAAAACGACTTTGCAAATTGTGCCCAATTGCAGATAACTTGACTTGAATTCAAATAATGAAGTTACAGAGCTACAACTTCgtttatattgtattaaaagAATGAATAAAGCTTGAAGAAAAATTGGCTGATTTTGCACACGCCTTTTCTTAACGCccacatatgcatacattgcgtatacgtattgtatacttttcaatatttttgcttacatCTCCACAAAGTTCATTTCTATTTgttgtaagtttttttttttttataatttcgatatatataatgtaactataacatatttatacaattataaattatatttaaatttcagtgTTGCCAGACAGTCTAAGCAgctttgttgcaaatattaagTGTAAACTTAACCAACTTTGTCGTGATATTAACAAGTTGTATTAACGAATATAAACTaagatttatatattaacatGTAGaccaattaattaatatataatatgcaataTAAAGAATTAATCCGCACTAAGTGTAAATAGAGTCtgagttttaaatataaactgctatataaagaaatttccCATTGCTCACTCATTGCTGTTTAAGTCTCTAATGCTATCGATACTCGTTGCCTTTGCCGTCACTTTCAACTCGTCATCGTCAATTTAGTCTGAGTCGCAAATTgctaaattcatataaaattttcattgcttCGCTACGCTTTGAGTTCGCTGCCTGTCGCGCTTTTCCTTGGGCAATTTCAATATTCGCTAACAaagaagcaacaaacaaacatcaGCTAACATTACTAATACATAGAAAAGGCATTTGAGCGATTACGAGCAGCTTGCACACATACtaacaaagcaaactaaacgCTTTCCCAGAATGTCTTCAATCATGACTGAGCAGTTGATTGAAATATTGGAGAAGGCGCTTTCGACTGATCAGCATGAGCTGCTGGCGGCCAAGACTTTTCTGGAGCAGGCGGCCGAAAGCAATTTGCTGGACTTTCTGGTGACATTATCGGAAATACTTGTCGATAGCTCACATAGTGTGCTGGCTCGCAATGTGGCTGGTCTGCATTTGAAGAACCACCTGACGAGCAATGACGAGAAGGTAAGCGAAAAGTATCAAAAGCGCTGGGATCAGTTTCCCGACAGCGCTCGTGAGATTGTGAAGCGCAATATACTTGCCGCTTTGGGTACTGAGAATTCGCGTCCCTCTTGTGCTGCCCAGTGCGTTGCCTATGTGGCCGTCTTGGAGCTGCCCATTGGTCGTTGGGACAATCTGATGCCGACATTGGTGCAAAAGGTAGTGGATGGAACTAGCGCAATTCAACGCGAGGCGGCGCTGGAGACCATTGGATATATATGCCAAGATATAGACGTCGGCGTGCTAGACAATGAATCCAAGGAGATCCTTAACGCCATCCTGCATGGCATGGGCGAGCAGGAGCAGTGTCCAAGGGTGCGCCTCACCGCCACCAATGCGCTGCTGAATTCGCTCGAGTTCATCAACGCGAACTTTGAAAACCACGAGGAGCGCAACTTTATTATGCAGGCGCTCTGCGCGACTTCCCAGTCGACGGACAGCAAATTATGCGTCGTTGCTCTACAGTGTCTGGTGAAGATTATGTCGCTGTACTATAAATTCATGGAGCCCTACATGGAGCACGCGCTGTTTCCCGTCACTCTCAACGCTATGACTGCAGCTGATGACAGCGTCGCGCTGCAGGGCATTGAGTTTTGGTCTACGGTGTGCGATGTGGAGTTCAGACTAGCTGCccaggaggaggaggaggaggaggaggaggaggaggagcgtGTCTCGCAGCATTATTGGCGTAGCGCGTGGCTCATTGTGCCGTGCTGTTGACGAAGCTCATCAAGCAGGATGAGTGCGACGATGCCATGAACTGGAATCCGGCCAAGGCGGCCGCAGTTTGCCTCATGCTGATGGCCAACTGCTGCGGCGATGCCATTGTGCCCACCATCTTGCCATTTGTGCAGCAGCACATTGAGTCAGCGGATTGGCGTTACCGCGAGGCTGCCGTCCTCATAATTGGCTCCGTGCTCGGCGGCCTGCAGTCGAGCACGCTGAAGAGTTTCGTGGATCAGTGCATGCCCATGCTGATCATCCGCATGAACGACTCGAGCGGCATAGTGCGCGACACTAGCTACTGGACCATTGGACGCATCTGCGAAATCATTCCCGAGGCGGCAATAAACCAAACCTATCTGCCAGTGCTGCTC is part of the Drosophila busckii strain San Diego stock center, stock number 13000-0081.31 chromosome X, ASM1175060v1, whole genome shotgun sequence genome and encodes:
- the LOC108607286 gene encoding LOW QUALITY PROTEIN: importin subunit beta (The sequence of the model RefSeq protein was modified relative to this genomic sequence to represent the inferred CDS: inserted 1 base in 1 codon) — encoded protein: MSSIMTEQLIEILEKALSTDQHELLAAKTFLEQAAESNLLDFLVTLSEILVDSSHSVLARNVAGLHLKNHLTSNDEKVSEKYQKRWDQFPDSAREIVKRNILAALGTENSRPSCAAQCVAYVAVLELPIGRWDNLMPTLVQKVVDGTSAIQREAALETIGYICQDIDVGVLDNESKEILNAILHGMGEQEQCPRVRLTATNALLNSLEFINANFENHEERNFIMQALCATSQSTDSKLCVVALQCLVKIMSLYYKFMEPYMEHALFPVTLNAMTAADDSVALQGIEFWSTVCDVEFRLAAQEEEEEEEEEEERVSQHYWRSAWLIVXVLLTKLIKQDECDDAMNWNPAKAAAVCLMLMANCCGDAIVPTILPFVQQHIESADWRYREAAVLIIGSVLGGLQSSTLKSFVDQCMPMLIIRMNDSSGIVRDTSYWTIGRICEIIPEAAINQTYLPVLLEFFCKSLKSEPRLGANVCWAFAGLAGAAYKGAATTAGETPATYALTPYFEFIIQQLLETTQRTDAGAHSKLLSVAYEALMDMIQSSPADCYHVVQHTTLVILERLNQVIQLEHQISSHSDRQRLNELQSLLCAALRSVLLKLRKEDASQISDDVMYALLALFNSSAGHKGGAGVLEDIFMAIATLVDLLGERFGRYLCALKDYLVMGLRHHEQQLVCSAAVGLTGDICRQLKQLVVPYCDELLSVLLANLTDLELSPSIKPQILTTFGDMAFGIGSDFLSYLDVVLGTLHNAAAEADSYDPENYAVAEYVGQLRMSVLDAYTGIIQGLKGAESTPSADVQKLEPHLMHIFGFIKRIARQDEIPDSMLASVAGIIGDLCIALGLRLYLYVQDDDLIAQLLAAGKRSTVQRTKIVSTWAFNQIVKLSQEMS